In a single window of the Syntrophorhabdaceae bacterium genome:
- the panB gene encoding 3-methyl-2-oxobutanoate hydroxymethyltransferase: MNKITVPALKGMKGQRKITMLTAYDHPTARILDNAGVDTILVGDSVGPVVLGYTNTIPVTIDEMIHHTRAVVRGIKRALPIIDMPFMSYQESIEQAKRNAGRMLKESGAEAVKLEGGVTMHDTIRAIVDVDIPVVAHIGLTPQSIHRMGGYKVQGKGKDVEKLIDDARAVEAAGAFMVVLECVPRQLAKEITEMLTIPTIG, encoded by the coding sequence ATGAACAAGATAACCGTACCAGCGCTCAAAGGCATGAAGGGCCAGCGCAAGATAACCATGCTCACTGCCTACGATCATCCGACAGCCCGAATCCTTGACAACGCGGGCGTGGACACCATCCTTGTAGGCGACTCCGTTGGTCCCGTCGTTCTGGGTTATACCAACACCATCCCCGTTACCATTGATGAAATGATCCACCACACCCGGGCGGTCGTACGAGGTATCAAGCGGGCCCTGCCCATAATCGATATGCCTTTCATGTCCTACCAGGAAAGCATCGAGCAGGCAAAACGCAATGCCGGCAGGATGTTGAAGGAGAGCGGCGCCGAAGCGGTGAAGCTCGAAGGCGGCGTCACCATGCACGACACCATACGGGCCATTGTTGATGTAGATATCCCCGTTGTCGCCCATATCGGCCTCACCCCGCAGTCCATCCATCGCATGGGGGGATACAAGGTGCAGGGCAAGGGTAAGGACGTCGAAAAGCTCATCGACGACGCCAGGGCCGTGGAAGCGGCAGGCGCGTTCATGGTGGTCCTTGAGTGCGTTCCCAGACAGCTGGCCAAAGAGATCACCGAAATGCTGACGATTCCCACCATAGGTAT
- a CDS encoding MBL fold metallo-hydrolase, which yields MKFLDNIYVYPWTSYEANNCNTVFIDGPVPTLIDPGHKNFLGNVMNGMAQDGKNIELVKLVIGTHGHPDHMEAVDAFDGETMRAIGRVEFDHLNDTGRDLYLMTGCEMPKKPYSFYLNEGEFAIGDVIFQVILTPGHSPGSLCFYWKEKKLLISGDTLFYMGVGRTDLPGGNTEALSRSIARLATLDIEYLIPGHGEVVSGRDMVEKNFKVIMNEFF from the coding sequence ATGAAATTCCTTGACAACATATATGTTTACCCCTGGACCTCATACGAGGCGAACAACTGCAACACCGTCTTCATCGACGGACCGGTGCCGACGCTCATCGATCCCGGACACAAGAACTTTCTGGGTAATGTCATGAACGGCATGGCCCAGGACGGCAAGAACATCGAGCTTGTAAAGCTCGTTATAGGCACTCACGGTCATCCCGACCATATGGAAGCTGTCGATGCCTTCGACGGCGAGACCATGAGGGCGATAGGCCGGGTGGAGTTCGATCATCTTAATGATACCGGCAGAGACCTCTATCTCATGACAGGCTGCGAAATGCCGAAGAAACCCTATTCCTTCTATCTCAACGAGGGTGAATTCGCCATCGGCGACGTTATCTTCCAGGTGATCCTCACCCCCGGTCACTCTCCGGGATCGTTGTGCTTCTACTGGAAGGAAAAGAAGCTCCTCATATCGGGGGATACCCTTTTTTACATGGGCGTGGGAAGGACGGATCTGCCCGGCGGGAACACGGAGGCACTCAGCCGCAGTATCGCGAGGCTCGCCACTTTAGACATTGAATACCTCATCCCGGGCCATGGAGAAGTGGTCAGTGGACGGGATATGGTCGAAAAGAACTTTAAAGTGATAATGAATGAATTCTTTTGA